From Limibacter armeniacum, one genomic window encodes:
- a CDS encoding hybrid sensor histidine kinase/response regulator transcription factor, whose amino-acid sequence MKMRITLTVLCFFLAICIGYSQNSRFETIGREEGLSHSIINNIVQDRTGYLWFGTQDGLVRYDGYNFRTFRPVSGDSNSIYDSWLTDLFVDSRNRIWSRFESGGLSVYNPLTEDFVHLLHEEGNPKSISSDIMPSKEVIGHKQAILEDSKGFIWIATVDGLNKVSPDTYEVTRYSEGLEMNSGLTGSMISAIYFDQETEMLWVGTNQGLNRINLKTNAVRHYTTDSGLTDNYIKSILKDRHNTLWIGGRRAGIMRCDLDVSQNIKSVQSLLNREDLPYQERSQTVYKLLESKSGDIWAGMQNGLYCISINGKQVRRLTSDKHVPMITNVIEDFKGDIWAGGANASNGLFHYSYNQDKLKEYKQSHKNLHGYSYNIINDLMVDRSGVLWVGTGKGGLIRYNIVSKGFASYSEPQFKAVSEAEDEVYSIYVDQHDQVYVGTKTALAVFDSSFTLIHKYYSKTEKGSVIGALVPVPHSDQLWVGYFEGKVGRFNPKTEVFQYFNENSDDPSKGFTGWSLRDILVSRDRKRTYFATMSSGLIVKENQQAGFHSYHTGYEGVQFNTGAILNLMEDERGRIWMGTSNQGIIIFDPTSKQVSELKHIDKLKSSISHNEVRTIHQSNNGTVWIGTRYGLNSYDPASEIIKQYYVEDGLPSNIIHGILEDDHGNIWLSTNMGISKFSPSTQKFTNFLKEDGLQGNEFNECAYFKDRHGYMYFGGVNGVTRFHPDSIRKDDSAPHVILSGLVVNQQKVEPGDMVNSMLLLEKSIQETETLTLNHMLNSFSVSFSTLDFRVPKKHSFRYRLLGLEKDWQYNKQGEYTATYGWLPIGEYILEVQASNIDGDWSGYTKQLNVVVLPPWWKSIWFRILALMLIITVALTVVILNIRRLHSQRKLLEQTVKERTHELVSLNEELETQQEQMISKNKLLEQNQQELEQQQRNIQLLSKMGQKITSTVELQDVFTQIYAIVSELMDINELMVGAIDEQHHNLDIWGIKSGEEDFTYDQIPLEAKDRLSVKVVRNRSAIISNNLTETSQTVLETPHPKYSDKEGPKSGIYLPLTGQGGKVKGVIVAFSYMMDAYGEKEVAILENLASYVSIAMDNANAYEQIKLQSAQLMQVDKIKSDFYANVSHEFRTPLTLIKGPTQELMKSGKRSAEELKLINIINRNTQILLSLVEQIMELSRIDGGAMKVSIKHNCLSDQLKTIGESFKHLAVQKSIRLNIEIPSKLVRGHYDYDILNKVSYNLLNNAIKYTQQGGAVSFKVAYEMEGVRLVVSDNGKGIPKEDLQHIFDRFYRGSLTNEHQETGAGIGLALVHQLLEMVDGSIEAESRYFREYMDESGTTFRVWIPVKSMELSEQKNYFDPQFDNVLSNTPSPSAVTQKMDRANELLKTKILVVEDNRELREFLEGKLGEIYYVISAENGKEALEIAREEQPYLILSDVMMPVMNGIELCATLKQDMATSHIPVILITAKDAEKDQMEGLRAGASDYIVKPFNTEEVMVKANNILEKRIKLIEHFRGSVWTGIQDLGNELSPQDQKFLAQVKDIIEQQIDDPTLDIDFFCSELGVSRTWLYNKMKALLDMSMNEFIRNSRLKYGAKLLLNEKMTVSQAAYAVGYNDPKYFTRCFKKEFGIGPKAYVQQSVLEVK is encoded by the coding sequence ATGAAAATGAGAATTACCCTTACTGTACTGTGCTTTTTCCTCGCTATATGCATAGGATACAGCCAAAACTCCAGATTTGAAACCATAGGTAGAGAGGAAGGACTTTCCCACTCCATTATTAACAATATTGTACAAGACAGGACAGGTTATCTGTGGTTTGGTACTCAGGATGGCTTGGTACGCTATGATGGCTATAACTTCAGAACTTTTCGACCTGTTTCAGGTGATAGTAATTCCATCTATGACTCTTGGCTCACAGACCTGTTTGTTGATTCCAGAAATAGGATATGGAGCAGGTTTGAAAGTGGTGGACTGAGTGTATACAATCCATTGACGGAAGATTTTGTCCATCTCCTACATGAAGAGGGAAATCCTAAATCGATTTCCAGTGATATCATGCCTTCCAAAGAAGTGATAGGGCACAAGCAGGCTATTTTGGAAGACAGTAAAGGCTTTATCTGGATTGCCACTGTGGATGGATTGAATAAAGTATCTCCTGATACCTACGAAGTAACAAGGTATAGTGAAGGGCTTGAGATGAATAGTGGACTGACCGGTTCTATGATCTCTGCCATTTACTTTGACCAGGAAACAGAGATGCTTTGGGTGGGCACCAATCAGGGACTTAACCGGATTAATCTGAAGACCAATGCAGTCAGGCACTATACGACAGACTCAGGTCTGACAGATAACTATATCAAATCTATATTAAAAGATAGGCACAATACTCTATGGATTGGTGGTAGAAGAGCGGGTATCATGAGATGTGATTTGGATGTGTCCCAAAATATCAAATCAGTGCAGTCATTGCTGAATCGAGAAGACCTTCCCTATCAGGAAAGGAGCCAAACAGTATACAAACTGCTGGAGAGTAAAAGTGGCGATATATGGGCTGGTATGCAGAATGGTTTGTACTGCATTTCAATAAATGGAAAGCAAGTGCGTCGGCTTACTTCAGACAAGCATGTACCCATGATTACGAATGTGATTGAAGACTTTAAGGGAGATATTTGGGCTGGTGGTGCCAATGCAAGTAACGGATTGTTCCATTATTCTTACAATCAGGATAAGCTAAAGGAATATAAACAGAGTCATAAGAATCTGCATGGTTATTCCTACAACATCATTAATGACCTGATGGTAGATCGCAGTGGAGTACTTTGGGTGGGTACAGGAAAAGGAGGGTTAATACGATATAATATTGTTTCCAAGGGCTTCGCTTCTTACAGTGAACCACAATTCAAGGCAGTATCTGAAGCTGAAGATGAGGTTTATTCAATTTATGTGGATCAGCATGATCAGGTATATGTCGGAACCAAAACAGCATTGGCGGTTTTTGACAGCAGCTTTACCTTGATCCATAAATACTATTCAAAGACAGAAAAAGGCAGTGTCATAGGTGCTTTGGTACCCGTACCCCATTCTGATCAGCTTTGGGTAGGATACTTCGAAGGTAAAGTGGGTAGGTTTAATCCAAAAACAGAAGTATTCCAGTATTTCAACGAAAATAGCGATGATCCTTCCAAAGGTTTTACGGGATGGTCGCTCAGGGATATTTTGGTAAGCAGGGACAGAAAGCGCACCTATTTTGCAACCATGTCAAGTGGTTTGATTGTGAAAGAAAATCAGCAGGCAGGTTTCCACTCCTATCACACAGGTTATGAAGGCGTACAGTTTAATACAGGTGCAATCCTTAACCTGATGGAGGATGAAAGGGGACGGATTTGGATGGGAACCAGCAATCAGGGTATTATTATTTTTGACCCCACATCCAAGCAGGTAAGTGAGTTGAAACATATTGACAAGCTAAAGAGCAGTATCTCCCACAATGAAGTAAGAACCATTCACCAATCAAATAACGGTACTGTATGGATTGGTACGCGCTATGGTTTGAATTCCTATGATCCAGCAAGCGAAATAATTAAACAGTATTATGTGGAGGATGGGCTACCATCTAATATCATTCACGGCATATTGGAGGATGACCATGGCAATATTTGGTTGAGTACGAATATGGGCATTTCAAAATTCTCTCCTTCCACACAAAAGTTCACTAATTTCCTAAAAGAGGACGGGTTGCAAGGTAATGAGTTTAATGAGTGTGCTTATTTCAAGGATCGGCATGGCTATATGTATTTTGGAGGTGTCAATGGTGTTACTCGTTTTCATCCGGACAGTATCAGAAAAGATGATTCAGCTCCTCATGTCATACTGAGTGGATTGGTGGTCAACCAACAGAAAGTGGAGCCTGGAGATATGGTGAATTCAATGCTTTTATTGGAAAAAAGTATTCAGGAGACAGAGACATTGACGTTAAACCATATGCTGAACAGCTTCTCGGTGTCTTTCTCGACCCTGGATTTCAGGGTGCCGAAAAAACACAGTTTCCGCTATCGCCTGCTGGGACTTGAAAAGGATTGGCAATACAATAAGCAAGGGGAGTACACTGCCACTTATGGGTGGTTACCAATCGGCGAATATATACTGGAAGTGCAGGCAAGTAATATAGACGGAGACTGGTCAGGTTATACCAAGCAGCTGAATGTAGTGGTACTGCCTCCATGGTGGAAATCAATCTGGTTCAGAATATTGGCCTTGATGCTTATCATTACAGTAGCGCTTACGGTTGTCATACTGAATATCAGGAGACTTCACTCCCAAAGAAAGCTTTTAGAGCAGACAGTAAAAGAGCGAACCCACGAACTGGTTTCTTTAAACGAGGAGCTGGAGACTCAGCAGGAGCAGATGATCAGCAAGAATAAACTATTGGAGCAAAACCAGCAGGAGCTAGAGCAACAGCAACGCAATATTCAGCTGCTCAGTAAGATGGGACAAAAAATCACCTCCACTGTGGAGTTGCAGGACGTGTTTACCCAAATTTATGCCATTGTCAGTGAACTGATGGACATCAATGAACTGATGGTGGGAGCAATTGACGAGCAGCACCATAACCTCGATATCTGGGGCATCAAGTCAGGTGAGGAGGATTTTACTTATGATCAGATACCGTTGGAGGCAAAAGACAGGCTGTCGGTAAAGGTAGTCCGTAATAGAAGCGCTATCATCAGCAATAACCTGACGGAAACCAGCCAGACCGTATTGGAAACTCCCCACCCTAAATATTCGGATAAGGAAGGGCCTAAGTCAGGCATTTATCTGCCGCTGACAGGACAGGGAGGGAAAGTAAAAGGCGTAATTGTTGCTTTTTCCTATATGATGGATGCCTATGGAGAAAAAGAGGTTGCCATTCTTGAAAACTTGGCTTCTTATGTATCTATCGCAATGGACAATGCCAATGCGTATGAACAGATTAAGTTGCAGTCTGCCCAATTGATGCAGGTGGACAAGATCAAGTCAGATTTTTATGCCAATGTTTCCCATGAGTTCCGGACACCACTTACCTTGATCAAAGGACCTACGCAGGAGCTGATGAAATCGGGAAAAAGATCGGCAGAAGAACTGAAACTCATCAATATCATCAACCGGAATACCCAGATTCTTTTGAGTCTGGTGGAGCAGATCATGGAACTTTCCAGAATAGATGGCGGTGCCATGAAAGTGAGCATCAAACACAACTGTCTTTCTGATCAATTGAAAACCATTGGAGAATCGTTTAAGCATTTGGCCGTTCAGAAAAGTATCAGACTTAATATTGAAATACCGAGCAAGTTGGTTAGAGGGCATTATGATTACGACATTCTTAACAAGGTTAGCTACAACCTGCTTAACAATGCCATTAAATATACCCAACAGGGAGGTGCTGTTTCATTCAAGGTGGCCTATGAGATGGAAGGGGTCAGACTGGTGGTCAGTGACAATGGGAAAGGAATTCCGAAAGAGGACCTTCAGCATATCTTTGACAGGTTTTATCGTGGATCACTCACCAATGAGCATCAGGAAACAGGGGCAGGCATTGGCTTGGCACTGGTACATCAGCTATTGGAGATGGTAGATGGAAGTATAGAGGCGGAGAGCCGGTATTTCCGGGAGTATATGGACGAAAGTGGGACTACTTTCCGTGTCTGGATACCAGTCAAATCCATGGAGCTGAGTGAGCAGAAAAATTACTTTGACCCTCAGTTTGATAATGTACTGTCAAATACACCATCTCCGTCTGCTGTTACTCAAAAGATGGATCGGGCCAATGAACTGCTGAAAACCAAGATACTGGTTGTCGAGGATAACCGTGAGTTGCGGGAATTTCTGGAAGGTAAACTTGGAGAGATTTACTATGTTATTTCTGCTGAAAATGGAAAAGAAGCATTGGAAATAGCCAGAGAGGAGCAGCCATACCTGATTCTGTCGGATGTGATGATGCCGGTTATGAATGGAATAGAACTCTGTGCCACGCTGAAACAGGACATGGCTACCAGTCATATTCCGGTGATTCTGATCACGGCAAAAGATGCGGAAAAAGATCAGATGGAAGGACTTCGGGCAGGCGCAAGCGACTATATCGTCAAGCCTTTCAATACAGAAGAGGTAATGGTAAAAGCCAATAATATTCTAGAGAAAAGGATAAAGCTTATAGAGCATTTTAGGGGTAGTGTATGGACAGGTATTCAAGATCTTGGTAACGAGCTAAGTCCACAAGATCAGAAGTTTCTTGCTCAGGTAAAAGATATTATCGAGCAGCAGATAGATGATCCAACATTGGATATAGATTTCTTCTGCTCTGAATTGGGTGTCAGCCGCACTTGGCTATACAACAAAATGAAAGCACTGCTTGATATGTCTATGAATGAGTTTATTCGTAACAGCAGGTTGAAATATGGTGCAAAATTGCTTTTAAATGAAAAAATGACGGTATCTCAGGCTGCCTACGCAGTAGGGTACAATGATCCGAAGTATTTTACTAGGTGTTTTAAGAAAGAGTTTGGGATAGGGCCAAAAGCCTATGTACAGCAAAGCGTATTAGAAGTGAAATAG
- a CDS encoding right-handed parallel beta-helix repeat-containing protein, protein MHRISVLSKQYKIACWLPLFILLTSCLTRKEDKVVSENILTDYYRVKVSGGVVPVYHTRPGALTLVTLDSMPVTVSVDNRAAVEKVEFIPADAVKKVNMKDDVVTFEVESEKNFFVKINDNYVYPLMVSISKVQQAVGNEIRYGKGMHEVGKLYLKSGQTLMLEEGAYLKGCIVVEGVKDVLIMGSGIINGTANSSSDQQPSILVRQSENIQIEGISSIDPSGVGIQIEESKGVSIENVKLLGNRELRMSDDGINIFGSTDVQVSNVISNTRNNSIAFMHRSGSPQTETKHVRIRDCIFWKGDYGNVMEIGYQARGIRLNDVILERIEVAHSLAGAIVGISAKESKLKGVHFRKINIHDSRFMNFDIKLDSTSELDDLLLEDVHYNGMDAAYSDFQLDVHQADQVMLKGYHYQDRKVNNPADAYIRYMDHDIRIIDHRL, encoded by the coding sequence ATGCACAGAATATCAGTTTTGAGTAAGCAATATAAGATTGCTTGCTGGTTGCCGCTATTCATCCTGCTGACCAGTTGTCTGACAAGGAAAGAAGACAAAGTAGTGTCAGAAAATATACTGACCGATTACTACAGGGTGAAAGTAAGTGGTGGGGTAGTTCCGGTTTATCATACCCGTCCAGGTGCCTTGACATTGGTTACGCTTGACAGTATGCCGGTGACGGTTTCAGTAGATAATCGTGCAGCTGTTGAAAAAGTGGAGTTTATTCCTGCTGATGCGGTCAAAAAGGTGAATATGAAGGATGATGTCGTCACTTTTGAGGTGGAGTCGGAGAAGAACTTTTTTGTTAAGATCAATGACAATTATGTCTATCCGCTGATGGTCTCGATAAGTAAAGTGCAACAGGCAGTAGGTAATGAGATCAGGTATGGAAAGGGTATGCATGAGGTCGGAAAACTTTACCTGAAATCAGGACAAACCTTGATGCTGGAGGAAGGAGCTTATTTGAAAGGTTGTATCGTAGTAGAGGGTGTAAAAGATGTCCTGATTATGGGAAGTGGTATTATAAATGGAACGGCTAATTCCTCATCTGACCAACAACCGAGTATTCTGGTTCGCCAATCGGAAAATATTCAGATAGAAGGTATCAGCAGCATAGATCCAAGTGGAGTCGGAATCCAGATTGAGGAAAGCAAAGGAGTGTCTATTGAAAACGTGAAACTGTTGGGCAACCGTGAACTTCGGATGAGTGATGACGGCATCAATATATTTGGCAGTACTGATGTGCAGGTGTCCAATGTGATAAGCAACACCCGAAATAACAGTATTGCATTTATGCATCGGAGTGGATCACCCCAAACAGAGACGAAACATGTACGGATTCGTGATTGTATTTTCTGGAAGGGGGATTATGGCAATGTGATGGAGATTGGCTATCAGGCAAGAGGGATTCGACTAAACGATGTTATTCTAGAGCGAATTGAGGTGGCGCATAGTTTGGCGGGAGCCATTGTGGGAATATCGGCAAAGGAAAGCAAACTAAAAGGAGTACATTTTAGAAAGATCAATATCCACGACAGCCGGTTTATGAACTTTGATATCAAGCTGGATAGTACTTCCGAATTGGACGATCTGCTACTGGAAGATGTCCATTACAATGGAATGGATGCAGCCTATTCAGATTTTCAGTTGGATGTCCATCAAGCCGATCAGGTGATGTTGAAAGGATATCATTATCAGGATAGAAAAGTCAATAATCCGGCGGATGCTTATATCAGGTATATGGATCATGATATCAGGATAATTGATCATCGTTTGTAG
- a CDS encoding glycosyl hydrolase family 28 protein, with protein sequence MTVNSLRSWVTMLLYLWGINAWAKPAEVSVYRYHAQAPEDTDYEVWVDGQKLFVYDMPIAGMASFGATEQVIVRIKPKLAFEQVVIRPTSLGIVPEIEKGEVRFSIPADTKVSVEFDNRIYNPLYVFSQTPVQHQEADLVFEAGKHYRIGKKRVKSGQRVWIQAGSVVEGFFVIEDVENTHIFGHGIIDNRHLSREEGYYGFGWINARHSTFEHVHLIGNPRWSTAYFGCDSLTVNDVRIIGWRPSDDGVDLVGSTNMVMSNAFIRTKDDCIAIKASTYLPIKPAPDNVPFRTDKMVGCKQVKNIRIEQCILWNADWGNAIEIGFETRADVMEDIRVENCDIIHVEGNGGAFSIHNGDRATVRNIYYKDIRIEGAKGFLCHFQILHSHYSKDSERGRGENIILENISVLDGYHLNSIITGLDTVHQYKNIRFKNLSMQGRKVRSVRDGNIYTEYAQNISFE encoded by the coding sequence ATGACAGTGAATTCATTACGTAGTTGGGTAACCATGCTCTTATACCTATGGGGAATCAATGCATGGGCAAAGCCGGCAGAAGTAAGCGTATACCGTTACCATGCGCAAGCCCCTGAAGATACGGATTATGAGGTATGGGTAGACGGTCAAAAGCTGTTTGTTTATGATATGCCGATTGCGGGTATGGCTTCGTTCGGAGCAACAGAACAAGTCATAGTTCGGATCAAGCCAAAATTGGCATTTGAACAGGTGGTGATCAGACCGACTTCCTTAGGCATCGTACCGGAAATAGAAAAGGGTGAAGTCAGGTTTAGCATACCTGCCGACACCAAAGTATCTGTTGAATTTGATAACCGGATCTACAATCCGCTGTATGTTTTTTCACAAACGCCTGTACAGCATCAGGAAGCGGATTTGGTGTTCGAGGCGGGTAAGCATTACCGAATCGGTAAAAAAAGAGTCAAGTCAGGACAGCGTGTATGGATACAGGCAGGCAGTGTTGTGGAAGGCTTCTTTGTGATAGAAGATGTGGAAAATACACACATATTCGGACATGGCATTATCGATAACCGTCACTTGAGCAGGGAAGAGGGCTACTATGGATTTGGATGGATAAATGCACGCCATTCTACTTTTGAGCATGTCCACCTGATTGGGAACCCCAGATGGAGCACCGCTTACTTTGGCTGTGATAGCCTGACGGTTAATGATGTGCGTATTATTGGTTGGCGTCCTTCGGATGATGGGGTAGACCTTGTAGGCTCCACCAATATGGTGATGAGTAATGCATTTATCAGGACAAAAGATGACTGTATCGCTATCAAAGCTTCAACCTATTTGCCTATCAAACCAGCACCGGATAATGTTCCTTTCAGAACAGACAAAATGGTAGGGTGCAAACAGGTGAAAAATATTCGAATTGAGCAATGCATCCTGTGGAATGCCGATTGGGGCAATGCCATTGAGATTGGGTTTGAAACTAGGGCAGATGTGATGGAGGATATCAGAGTTGAAAATTGTGACATTATCCATGTGGAAGGAAATGGAGGGGCTTTCAGTATTCACAATGGGGATAGGGCTACAGTACGGAATATTTATTACAAGGATATCCGGATTGAAGGAGCCAAAGGGTTTCTCTGCCATTTCCAGATTTTGCATTCCCATTATTCCAAAGATTCGGAAAGGGGAAGAGGCGAGAACATCATACTTGAAAATATCTCAGTGCTAGACGGCTATCACTTAAATTCCATCATTACAGGACTGGATACTGTACATCAGTACAAGAATATACGATTCAAGAACCTATCCATGCAGGGGCGTAAGGTACGCTCCGTTCGGGACGGAAATATTTATACAGAATATGCACAGAATATCAGTTTTGAGTAA
- a CDS encoding GH116 family glycosyl hydrolase — MIHQFIYRGSLLTFVMLLAFAVSSFAQQQKQPVKETYTAKDRVRSGVALGGIGTGSIELRKDGNFHNWSIFNNYPLGAGPIIDLPQRPMSADHNSFLYFVVRYQLEGEQPRIKLLQLNDASVEGGLLNEAPIYYFPWLSNVESIEYAGRFPYVNMKFTDSEMPFDIHLKAQSPFIPHDVDNSSLPAIYFDFDIVSKSDKPVEVEVIGTLRNLVAYDVGEKYFTAHIEEKEGYKYFVQGAGGVDTDHISYGNTALGALGGEEVSYYLGWAHRHPYYEKMLVNSQLGNINDVENRNTTTPEGKKIVWMSKDDNNQLCKSSIAVTKTVEPGVKATANFFMNWYFPNAYGAVLYKAKKNNTLLENEKGYVVRFKPTEKVGHYYENLFESVDEVVDYIVTQRAELTRKTNAFVADFYKTDEEQYILDQVNSHLNTFVTSSQFDKSGRFGIREGMTSNESWGPNITTDVSLYGSVPIIQLFPDLHKASMKAHRALQSAHGEINHGIGYDLGKTQNGTFGVYERVDLAPNYIQLVLRDYLFTNDTAYLKEMWPSVQLAIDYVLKDKDKDGDLVPDMHGIMCSYDNFPMYGLSSYILTQWVTAMEMAAIAAEDMGEKTAARRYRNIAKKGVKLMNKELWNGEYFRLSNDYKGKKGEDEGCLTDQLFGQWVAHTVGIGRLYDKDKIHSSMESILKLSFIEKDYLRNCTWPEHPLFYPLHETDLWVDQANTPWTGVELAFASFLIYEGKVKEGKQVIKAVDDRYRKAGLYWDHQEFGGHYFRPMSSWAILNALSGFTLVKDGYTFSPKTEEDSFTYFFSANTGTGHFEKDEKGISVIAQSGALRILSLTLPEQLWQDRMQPVLKNGEEAIKVKKWEHHMEEGAWTAVFDKAVILKKGEVLLINSEKLSTSKVDQ; from the coding sequence ATGATACATCAATTTATATATAGGGGATCACTACTCACTTTTGTGATGCTGCTGGCTTTTGCTGTTTCATCTTTTGCACAGCAACAGAAACAGCCGGTGAAAGAAACCTATACAGCAAAAGACAGGGTAAGAAGTGGCGTAGCATTGGGAGGCATCGGTACGGGCAGTATAGAATTGCGCAAGGACGGAAACTTCCACAATTGGTCTATCTTTAATAACTATCCGCTGGGGGCTGGTCCAATCATTGACTTGCCACAGCGCCCGATGAGTGCTGACCATAACTCATTTCTTTATTTTGTAGTACGTTACCAGCTGGAAGGGGAGCAACCTAGAATCAAGCTGCTGCAGCTCAATGATGCGTCAGTGGAAGGTGGGTTGTTAAATGAAGCGCCCATCTATTATTTTCCCTGGCTATCCAATGTGGAATCAATCGAGTATGCAGGCAGGTTCCCTTATGTCAATATGAAATTCACGGACAGTGAAATGCCTTTTGATATTCATCTGAAAGCACAGTCTCCCTTTATTCCGCATGATGTAGATAACTCCAGTCTTCCGGCCATATATTTTGATTTTGATATCGTATCCAAATCGGATAAACCAGTAGAAGTAGAAGTGATCGGAACACTGCGAAATCTAGTTGCTTATGATGTAGGCGAAAAGTATTTCACAGCTCATATTGAAGAGAAAGAGGGCTACAAATATTTTGTGCAGGGTGCCGGTGGTGTTGATACAGATCATATCTCCTATGGTAATACCGCTCTGGGGGCTTTGGGAGGAGAGGAAGTTAGCTATTATTTGGGATGGGCACACCGCCACCCTTACTATGAGAAAATGTTGGTCAATAGCCAGCTCGGCAATATCAATGATGTAGAAAATAGAAACACCACCACACCAGAAGGGAAGAAGATTGTCTGGATGTCCAAGGACGACAACAACCAGCTATGCAAAAGTTCGATTGCGGTTACCAAGACAGTAGAGCCGGGTGTAAAAGCAACTGCCAACTTCTTTATGAATTGGTACTTTCCTAATGCTTATGGAGCGGTGCTTTACAAGGCGAAAAAGAACAACACCCTGCTGGAAAATGAGAAAGGCTACGTCGTGAGGTTTAAGCCCACGGAAAAAGTGGGGCATTATTACGAAAACCTCTTCGAATCAGTGGATGAGGTAGTAGATTACATAGTGACCCAAAGAGCAGAACTTACCCGCAAGACCAATGCGTTTGTAGCCGATTTTTACAAAACCGATGAGGAACAATACATCCTTGATCAGGTCAACTCACACCTGAACACCTTTGTGACTTCCAGCCAGTTTGACAAAAGTGGCAGGTTTGGTATACGGGAAGGCATGACAAGCAATGAGTCTTGGGGACCCAACATTACTACTGATGTTTCCTTGTACGGGTCAGTACCGATTATCCAATTGTTCCCCGATCTGCATAAGGCATCGATGAAAGCACACAGGGCGCTCCAGTCAGCACATGGTGAAATCAATCATGGCATTGGGTATGATCTGGGTAAAACCCAGAACGGAACTTTCGGCGTGTACGAGCGGGTGGATCTGGCGCCCAACTATATACAGCTAGTGCTGAGAGATTACCTGTTTACCAATGATACGGCCTATCTCAAAGAAATGTGGCCTTCAGTTCAGCTTGCCATAGACTATGTGTTGAAGGATAAGGACAAGGATGGCGATTTGGTACCTGATATGCACGGCATTATGTGCAGCTATGACAACTTCCCGATGTATGGACTGTCTTCCTACATCCTGACACAATGGGTAACCGCAATGGAGATGGCGGCTATTGCTGCAGAAGATATGGGAGAAAAAACCGCAGCCCGTCGCTACCGTAACATTGCCAAAAAAGGCGTGAAGCTGATGAACAAGGAACTGTGGAACGGCGAGTATTTCCGCCTTTCCAATGATTACAAAGGAAAAAAAGGAGAAGATGAGGGATGCCTGACAGACCAGCTTTTCGGGCAATGGGTAGCCCATACGGTTGGTATCGGCAGGCTGTATGACAAAGATAAAATCCATTCCTCCATGGAATCCATCCTGAAGCTGTCTTTTATTGAAAAGGATTACCTGCGCAACTGCACATGGCCAGAACATCCGTTATTCTATCCGCTGCATGAGACAGATTTATGGGTAGATCAGGCTAATACACCTTGGACAGGTGTTGAACTGGCATTTGCCTCATTCCTGATTTATGAAGGAAAAGTGAAAGAAGGAAAGCAGGTCATCAAGGCAGTGGATGACCGTTACCGAAAGGCCGGACTTTATTGGGATCATCAGGAGTTTGGAGGACACTATTTCAGACCGATGTCCTCTTGGGCAATTCTCAATGCCCTGAGCGGTTTCACTTTGGTGAAAGACGGCTATACATTTTCTCCTAAAACAGAAGAGGATTCGTTTACTTACTTCTTTAGTGCCAATACCGGAACAGGGCACTTTGAAAAGGATGAGAAAGGCATATCGGTTATAGCTCAATCAGGCGCTTTGAGAATACTTTCCTTGACCCTTCCAGAACAGTTATGGCAGGATCGTATGCAGCCTGTACTGAAGAATGGAGAGGAAGCAATCAAGGTGAAGAAATGGGAGCATCATATGGAAGAAGGTGCTTGGACGGCTGTATTTGACAAGGCTGTCATACTTAAAAAAGGTGAGGTCCTGTTGATCAATTCAGAGAAGTTATCTACTTCCAAGGTTGATCAGTAA